TCCATTAAGAAAGAAACTAATCTTGTAGCAAGAAGCTCATCAAGATCCACTTCttcagcacagcacagcacacaTCGAGAAAACGTGTGTATCATCTAGAAACATATTAAAAAGACATGAATTCAAAAAAACCTAAGGCTTTATATAAATAAGAGTATCAGTAATTTTTGGATATCTATCATGCTGAAGTACTGAGATAAAGTGATAAGCAGGCTTCAGCTTAAAAATAAGGACAATTAATTACATTAGAAAGTGAAGaatctgtattctttttaaagtacttaAGTATTTCCTTAATAGAATTCCAAAGGATCATAAAAGACTTcgttttttctttaattttgtcacAATTTTATTGTAAATACCACGGGTTCTCTTAGTGTCATATAGATATGTCACTTAAAGAATGTTAAAGAACAATGACTTGTTACAAGAAATTAACCCATAAAACACAAGCCAGGAGAACACATAACACGTAAACATTAGTGGTTATGAGGTTGGTAGCATTTAGCTCTtggaactctggaaaacagctttTAATCCTTATTCCATCAGTCTTTAAAgacaatgcatatttattttccatcataAAGAATCTTCAAATCCTGGGATaaattttgtatttcaaaatTCATGTACTCTCATTCATACCCATATTACCCATGAAGTAtgatatacacaaacacatacctCATTCTAAAATAGTTATCAGAATTctgttttaagtattttgtaGATAATAGATGAGGCACCCATGTATTGAActgaaatatttttggttttattcctaCACATCAGACGTTTTTACCTCTCCCCTTCCAAGATTCAGTCCTcagctttttattcttctttcctaGCTTTAGAGCTCATTTATTGTCAAAGCTCCAACTACCACCTTTCTCCAAACAATGCCTTCTGCCCTGGTCTTTCTTCATCAGGCTCACGTTCCTAATAGTCTGTTGGATAAATTTCAGTTGATGTCGTATAAACTCAAACTCAAGAAGTGTAAAACTGAAATTATCTCCTTACTAATCATGTCTCTTAAAATATATTCCCCTACAAACTCCTCTCTGCTTTCTAATGGTGTCACAATTACCCAAGAATAATTCTTCCTCTTTACATCGGGTCTATCATCGTTAAAGAACCGTCCCTACTGAGAATAGAGCTCAGCTCCAGATTCCTCGCTGCAGCAACACCATTTTAAGCTGCACCGAGGGAGTGGCAGCTcttgaagagagagagggagaaggagagagatagagagattaGATACTATTTTAAGCTCATTTCCAATCAATATCTGTATAAAATGCTTCCACTCTCATCCTCTTATGGAGTCTGAGGCTGCTTCACAGTAGTTTGTCCCAATTTCTTGCCCACAGTGATGTGCTACCCTAATTCATGTATTTCATCAAATACAACCTTCCCACTACCACAATATTCCTATTAATTCTCTCCTTCACAGAGTATGGTGCCCTTATGCTTTTTTAACTGTGCCTgtatctccttttccttctccactGAACAGAATTGGCACAAAGCAATGGAATATGGTCAGAGAGTCTGGGTCAATTATTATCAAGTGTTAGGAGTGAAGAGGCAAAGCCATCAGACAAGATAAAGATCAGGATATGAAAGGATAGCATACTGGGCACAAAGGATTAATGCACCAACATTCTGCTAGTAGGAAACAGACTTTTAAGAGCCTATCTATCCAGAGAATCTAGGATTTTGAGACCACAGTATCACTCAGGTAGTACTTttggatgattttcttttctttttttagtgtatGAACCAGGGCTTATTCTTTCCTTAAGAAATCAACTTACCAGTGATCTTGTACCCATTGCATCATGCAGTGGGGGCATATCAACATTTTGACTCATTCGGGAAATCATGCGCATTAAAAGTTGAAGCTTTCTACGATTTGGTGGGGGAAGTAACAAACAACATAACTGTAGTGCATCGATGGCAACCCTCTCTATATGAGGTTGCAGCAAACCTAGAAGGCAAAATTACACCCCACCCCCGCAAGAAATCATCAATGACACCAGTCGCTTTCACACTATGAGCATACACAATTACATAAAGAATAGTcatataaatactaaaataataataataattaactatTCCTAGAAATTTCCACATTCCTCAATAGCATGGTAagattctcattattttcttcatgACCTATTTGAATATTAATTAATATCCTTTACCTACTACAACTGAAGTGACTCTGaagttaaaatgaagtaaaagaaaataagtgcTTTAGGTAAGTAGAATAAATATTGGTTGTGCCATGACAGTCTTTTACaagaaaaacttttccttttgcaggaaaaatataaagcagtttcagagaagaaaagacaggcaAACAGAACAGTTAGTAGACACTAAACGTTAATATCACATGCATTGAAAGCATCAACCTTACTTTGTGTGCCAGTCAACACAGAAGCAGCTGGAGGTAAAGAATTTTCTGAAAGTTCTACTGTACTTTTGCAGAGTCTCTTATTGATTGTGGTACTAGACTCTCCGAGTTCACTTTCCATAGCTGTTTGCACACTTGTGCTGCCTTGTCCAAGATCTGGTTTCATGATAATTTCTGCCACTGGCATATTGATAGAACTATTCCTTTTTGTACTACTTCTTAAAAGTAAACTCTGAGATCTACAAAGttgttttgacttgcatttcccatTACATAACTCCTCTTGGTCTTCAACAGTCAAAGTAGAGGTTCTCTTAAAACCAACAGAGAGTGACTTCTGATTACTTTCCTCTGAATGAAGATTCGTTAGGGATTCCTGTTTGATCTTAGGCTCTAAAAGCTGCTCATTATTTTGTCCTATATTCAGAACAGATTGATGGAAGGCACTGAAGATCTCTTTACTTGAACTCCCTGGTAAGTCTGTAATTCCTTCTAAAGAATAGCACCTTGGTTTGATGTTAGAGGACAGAGCATGCATACTACTTAAGCCTATTAAATTATGACAACTTCCTCCCACTATAGCATTAGCACTGGCTCTTCTATCTTTAaaatcaactagctgcattttctTAGCACATTTTTCTTGAAATCCTTGATCACTTATCTGCAGTCTCTTAGTAGTATCtgattcttctttgtttttgtctttatgaaGTAGACTGAGAAGAAGACACTCTGTTGATTTGAAGGAATTCAAATTGTTTAAGCGAAGGATTTTTGAAGACTGTGGATCATCTTGGATTTTATGTATCCCACTGGGTCTATCTGAAACTGTGACGTAGCCACAAACAACTAccaggaaatgaaacaaaaattaagatgCAACTGTGTGATggtagacaaaaataaaacaatagtaaagttaaaaaaaaataaagcatcactATAGTATACTTTGTTAGTATAGTACAAATAGCAGTTGCTTAATTCAGAAGCCACTTAAATAGGACACATGCAACATTCAGTTACAAAGTGCAAGACTGGCTAGAGGTTTTCCAACTTGTgatataaataactttaaaatctatttcaaCAATCTAAATTATGAGTCAAATACATTAAACAATAACTGGTTTCAGTCTATGTGTATTAGAAAGCTCTTAATCATAAGACAACTACAATACAATAAAACTTACATATTTGGTCCTTGTCTCTAGTACCTGGTATACTGCTCATAAGATGATTGGAATTTCCAGAGTGATAGGAGTTTCTTGTTATTTATAATGCACCTATTTGAATACACCTGAGTTTATACTAATGAGGTAACTTAGGGCTGGTCTTACCTAgaaggttggaactttcagcctaCCTCAGACCTCCCTAGAGAGGGGAATGTGGGCTGAAGAATGAGCACAATCACCAATGACCAATGAtctaatcaatcatgcctatgtaattaAACCTCAATAGAAACTCTGAAATAACAAGACTAAGGGAGCTTATGGGCTGGTAAACATATGGACATGGTTGGGGGGATGGCATTCCTGGAGACGGCATGGAAGCTCTGCACAGCCCTTACTCCCACATCTTGCCCTGTATACTCCTTCCATATGGCTGTTCCTGACTTGTATCCTTTATAAAAACTGGCACTCATCAAATAAACCAGTTTCCAGAGTTCTGTGAGTTTTAATCAATTAGGAAGCCCAAGGAATGTTGTGGGAATTCCCAAACTGGTAGTTAGTTGGGCAGCAGTGTGTGTAACCCTGTGGACCTCATTTATACCTGGTACCTGAATGGATGGCAGTCCTGTGGAGCTGAGCCTTTCATCTGTAGAGTTTGCATTAACTCTGGGTGGTTATTATCAGGACTGGATGATTTTGTCACTAACTTGTGGCGTCTGGTCTAACTTTGATAGGTAGTCAGTGTCAGAAATGAAGTGAATTGTAGAACACATAAATGATATGGAGAACAAATATTGGATGACATATTTGAATTATTGGAAAACAACATAACAGGAACCAAAGTATTcccaaagtttaaaataattcagagcatgaaaaaaaaattcatagcatGCCACCTTCATATTTACCTACACTTTTAGATCTTTTAATTTATGGGAGActtgaaaatgttaataaaacaaatttaaataataagtaaaaatacatacatacccaAAATGCTTACAAATAATTCATAATATTCAAAGGTAAGCAGAGGTTCAGGGAGATCTAGAAAATAATCTGCTATTGTTCTGAATACATCTCGTTCAAATCCAACATAAGTTGGATTATTCAGATCATTACTTCTTGGCCCTAAGAAATAGGAAGCAAAAAACAataggtaaaatatattttattttaaataaaatttcattttggtatttatttatttatttatttatttatttattttaattttatttatttattcatgaaagacacagagagagaggcagagacacacgcagagggagaagcaggctccatgcagggagcccaatgcgggacttgatcccggggaccccggggtcatgaccggagccaaaggcagaaagatgctcaaccactaagccatgcAGACAcccctattttaaataaaaatttaaatatacttataaaaaGTACAAAACCTTTAACCCATGAAGGAGCAAAGTTTAACAAATTCTGTCACAATTCAAAACTTTAGAGTTGTGTATATCTCATTCTTTCTCACTATGTTTTCATTAGAAATCACTGCAAGCAACTATtagcattttgttttaatatttatagacCTGAACACTGTATATAAGGCAAaatttgaaatctattttaaagtattaaggttatttaataagattttattttaaatcatttataaaacaaagaatacttagataatacaaaTAATTCTTCCAAATTATCTTTtgtaaatttacattttcatgaaCAAATTTTGCCTGACACAAAGCATCCATTGATTTAAATAATGTCTTTACATTCCCATTTCATTAGCTTAGTGATCTTGAAAGAATCACTTCTGCTAGTTAGTGTTTTACGGAGGAGTAAGATCTGACctcatgttacagatgagaaaactgaagctcagagtaaCTTGCCTAAGATGAAAGAGGCATTGGTGGCAAAGCTTGAGCAAGAACTTAAGAGCAGTGTAAAGTGACAGCAAGACCCAGGGCCCTGAGGTCTATTAATAATAGAAGTTCTCCTGTACGGACCAGAATTTATAGAGGTGAAGCTAATAATTACTGACTTAGAAATGTTAGCTTCTGGCTAATTTAGTAGTTTCCAAAAGCTGATCTGGGAATCTTCACTGTAAGAATCTTCTGAGGTGTGTTCGATCAACTGAATGAAACTGCCTAAGGAATCAATCTCTGGCTGGCTTCCCTCGTTACTGTGAAACACACTCAGCTTTGAGAGTCACTATTCTATCTTTCAAGTTAAAAATCTTTCCCTTTCCAAACCCAAATAATCTCTCAACTTCTctgtcttccaatttttttttcttaagattttgtttatttatccatcggagatacagagagaggcagagacacaggcagagggagaagcaggctccctacagggagcccaacgcggcacccgatcccaggaccccggggacacgccctgtgctgaaggcagacactcaaccgtggagccccccaggcgtccctatcttcAAATTTCTGTATCACCAGACAAATGTTACACACACTGGAAAAggattaaatacatttaatagcTTAAAGGCTGGTAGGGATTTTGTGTAGagcaaaataaatatctttttaaagagggtaagaaaaattattaatatgtagaataaaaaaatttgaTAATCAGTACAAAATTTTCTAAGACCAAACACttttactagaattaaaattacaGTTTATAGTTAGAGGATCTAGGTTTGAATCCATAACTCTTTATAGATCAGACTTTCAAAAACCTTACTTTCTCTTCTAGAAAAAAACTGGGGAGAATATATTAATCACTGATTCCCGTATGTTACAGGATTACCATAGGGGATTAAATAATAACTGAGTCTAAATACTACCTCTGGCTAGATACGTTGTTAAACTGGAATCTAGTATTGTATCTTTGGTATCATTTAGGTTTAACATGGACTAgtaagaaagggaaggaaaaaaaaagaaagccctcaACATGGAATGTCATGAAATCCCTGAAAGTGTGAATATCTGAGTGGCAAACCATGAGCCAAGGTAGGAGACCTTACAGTTAAAATCTTAACCtcaatttgataaataaaatctttctttcacTTACATTATTTACTGTATTGCTACCAATTCTGTTATTTTGTCATATTGACACCCAGTGGACAACAAGGGAATATATACCCATCTTGAACATTATTAAAACACTCATTTCATAAGAACTGGAAAAATCCTTTTGTAACAAAACTATCAACACATAAATTTAACTTTTGATGATTTAGAAGCACATATTtctgcataattttaaaatagattttaaagcaaTTAGTGTTTGGTTCTTGAACTAGGGTCTCAAAAATCAATAATCACTGATCATTATGGAGAAAGCTTGATgaacaaaatgctaaaaaaaaaaaaaaaaagatctgctgaTTAGTGACAGATCATTTTATCCCCCATAAACATAAAAGTCCCATTAATAGTCTTTACGGAGTTACAAGCATGTCATGAAGCACTTCAGTGCGGAAGCCTCGTATGATGGCAACAGGGCTGAGGCGGATTGCACGCGACTTTAGTTCTGGTGGAACCTTTCCGGCTTCTAAGAGCTACGCTGCCTACAAGCTGCTTCTTGAACTCTATTGGCCTCACTAAGGCAACAGATGTGGGTTACATCTACAAGGTCGTTAAGATCCACTAGCCTGTGATTTTATGATTTATGAAAACTGAGCCATAAATGATGGGCTTGAGTTATAAAACCACCATCTGCAGAGAAAAAGCGAAGGACTCTATAGCATATTCCACACGCACAGAAATATAATCAGTTCCACTAGACTGTCCTTTAAACATCAAGAGAAATTGGCAAACTCTAAGTTTATCAGGAcctctataaattatttttaaaattcctttactTCTTATTAAATATGATGAATAGagaacacatatatatacatacatattttgcTCGTTTACTTACAATTTGCCAGGCACTTCATGGCAGATAACACCCAGTGAGGAAGGTCgtctatacaaaaaaaatttatattgctTAGTAAATCACACTATTTTTGATAGTATATTAAAACTTTACACTAATTATACccaaaaacatatatacacacgtatgtatatatatgcatgttaCCAGGATTAAAAATCTGAGTATTAGGGTGCTTCCACAGTGACGCTTACTTGTTAAATCTTCCATTAGCCACTACCTGAAATATGCTGCCTAAAATCTAGCAGTTCTTTGATGCCAACATAAAAGCCATACTTTACTTGAAAAGTTTACAGTTATAAAGAACAGAAAGTTTGAATAAGAGAATATACTGTTAAGTGATTTTAGGTAATGAAAGAAGGGACTGGACCAGAGCTAGATGCATATACAACATAATCCTTAAGTTTTTGCTTTCGTTCTTGCCAACAGGAAAAAACTCAAGTAATGCGTGGCAGTTAATTCTACAGGCAGCAACTGATTATAAAAAATGAGGCAACACTTTGAGATTTACTGACACATTTCTTGAAATGCTAAGTTTTGTAGCACATCTGGCTTGAATTATATTCCTCATTTTTCCATCTTATACCTAAAATTAATACATTATAAAAGTATATGTAATAAAGTCagtaatctttaaaatatcagcTTTGAGACTTTGGGCTTATTTTA
This genomic window from Canis aureus isolate CA01 chromosome 8, VMU_Caureus_v.1.0, whole genome shotgun sequence contains:
- the DEPDC1 gene encoding DEP domain-containing protein 1A isoform X3 produces the protein MEGRAVPPGPYRATRLWNEITTSFRAGMPLRKHRQHFKKYGNCFTAEEAVDWLYDLLRNNNNFGPEVTRQQTLQLLRKFLKNHVIEDIKGRWGSENLDDNSQLFRFPANSPLKSLPRRHPELRKNSIENFSKDKDSIFKLRNLSRRTPKKLGLHFSQENIEKMNHKIIHEDQENSVDNREISREDVEEVWRSVILIYLQTILGVPSLEEVVNPKQVVPQYIMYNMTNTSKHGIVILQDKSDDLPHWVLSAMKCLANWPRSNDLNNPTYVGFERDVFRTIADYFLDLPEPLLTFEYYELFVSILVVCGYVTVSDRPSGIHKIQDDPQSSKILRLNNLNSFKSTECLLLSLLHKDKNKEESDTTKRLQISDQGFQEKCAKKMQLVDFKDRRASANAIVGGSCHNLIGLSSMHALSSNIKPRCYSLEGITDLPGSSSKEIFSAFHQSVLNIGQNNEQLLEPKIKQESLTNLHSEESNQKSLSVGFKRTSTLTVEDQEELCNGKCKSKQLCRSQSLLLRSSTKRNSSINMPVAEIIMKPDLGQGSTSVQTAMESELGESSTTINKRLCKSTVELSENSLPPAASVLTGTQSLLQPHIERVAIDALQLCCLLLPPPNRRKLQLLMRMISRMSQNVDMPPLHDAMGTRSLMIHTFSRCVLCCAEEVDLDELLATRLVSFLMDHHQEILQVPSYLQAAVDKHLDYLRKGYIKNPGDGLIVPLPTYSYCRQISAQEFDEQKVSTSQAAITELLENIIKNKSLPLKEKRKKLKQKKEKRQQQQQQQKKK
- the DEPDC1 gene encoding DEP domain-containing protein 1A isoform X2, which encodes MEGRAVPPGPYRATRLWNEITTSFRAGMPLRKHRQHFKKYGNCFTAEEAVDWLYDLLRNNNNFGPEVTRQQTLQLLRKFLKNHVIEDIKGRWGSENLDDNSQLFRFPANSPLKSLPRRHPELRKNSIENFSKDKDSIFKLRNLSRRTPKKLGLHFSQENIEKMNHKIIHEDQENSVDNREISREDVEEVWRSVILIYLQTILGVPSLEEVVNPKQVVPQYIMYNMTNTSKHGIVILQDKSDDLPHWVLSAMKCLANWPRSNDLNNPTYVGFERDVFRTIADYFLDLPEPLLTFEYYELFVSILVVCGYVTVSDRPSGIHKIQDDPQSSKILRLNNLNSFKSTECLLLSLLHKDKNKEESDTTKRLQISDQGFQEKCAKKMQLVDFKDRRASANAIVGGSCHNLIGLSSMHALSSNIKPRCYSLEGITDLPGSSSKEIFSAFHQSVLNIGQNNEQLLEPKIKQESLTNLHSEESNQKSLSVGFKRTSTLTVEDQEELCNGKCKSKQLCRSQSLLLRSSTKRNSSINMPVAEIIMKPDLGQGSTSVQTAMESELGESSTTINKRLCKSTVELSENSLPPAASVLTGTQSLLQPHIERVAIDALQLCCLLLPPPNRRKLQLLMRMISRMSQNVDMPPLHDAMGTRSLMIHTFSRCVLCCAEEVDLDELLATRLVSFLMDHHQEILQVPSYLQAAVDKHLDYLRKGYIKNPGDGLIVPLPTYSYCRQISAQEFDEQKVSTSQAAITELLENIIKNKSLPLKEKRKKLKQNRRKRKGNNNNNNRKKNKKKSKQETRQNKIINQTLGVFWSAC
- the DEPDC1 gene encoding DEP domain-containing protein 1A isoform X4 gives rise to the protein MEGRAVPPGPYRATRLWNEITTSFRAGMPLRKHRQHFKKYGNCFTAEEAVDWLYDLLRNNNNFGPEVTRQQTLQLLRKFLKNHVIEDIKGRWGSENLDDNSQLFRFPANSPLKSLPRRHPELRKNSIENFSKDKDSIFKLRNLSRRTPKKLGLHFSQENIEKMNHKIIHEDQENSVDNREISREDVEEVWRSVILIYLQTILGVPSLEEVVNPKQVVPQYIMYNMTNTSKHGIVILQDKSDDLPHWVLSAMKCLANWPRSNDLNNPTYVGFERDVFRTIADYFLDLPEPLLTFEYYELFVSILVVCGYVTVSDRPSGIHKIQDDPQSSKILRLNNLNSFKSTECLLLSLLHKDKNKEESDTTKRLQISDQGFQEKCAKKMQLVDFKDRRASANAIVGGSCHNLIGLSSMHALSSNIKPRCYSLEGITDLPGSSSKEIFSAFHQSVLNIGQNNEQLLEPKIKQESLTNLHSEESNQKSLSVGFKRTSTLTVEDQEELCNGKCKSKQLCRSQSLLLRSSTKRNSSINMPVAEIIMKPDLGQGSTSVQTAMESELGESSTTINKRLCKSTVELSENSLPPAASVLTGTQSLLQPHIERVAIDALQLCCLLLPPPNRRKLQLLMRMISRMSQNVDMPPLHDAMGTRSLMIHTFSRCVLCCAEEVDLDELLATRLVSFLMDHHQEILQVPSYLQAAVDKHLDYLRKGYIKNPGDGLIVPLPTYSYCRQISAQEFDEQKVSTSQAAITELLENIIKNKSLPLKEKRKKLKQ
- the DEPDC1 gene encoding DEP domain-containing protein 1A isoform X1, giving the protein MEGRAVPPGPYRATRLWNEITTSFRAGMPLRKHRQHFKKYGNCFTAEEAVDWLYDLLRNNNNFGPEVTRQQTLQLLRKFLKNHVIEDIKGRWGSENLDDNSQLFRFPANSPLKSLPRRHPELRKNSIENFSKDKDSIFKLRNLSRRTPKKLGLHFSQENIEKMNHKIIHEDQENSVDNREISREDVEEVWRSVILIYLQTILGVPSLEEVVNPKQVVPQYIMYNMTNTSKHGIVILQDKSDDLPHWVLSAMKCLANWPRSNDLNNPTYVGFERDVFRTIADYFLDLPEPLLTFEYYELFVSILVVCGYVTVSDRPSGIHKIQDDPQSSKILRLNNLNSFKSTECLLLSLLHKDKNKEESDTTKRLQISDQGFQEKCAKKMQLVDFKDRRASANAIVGGSCHNLIGLSSMHALSSNIKPRCYSLEGITDLPGSSSKEIFSAFHQSVLNIGQNNEQLLEPKIKQESLTNLHSEESNQKSLSVGFKRTSTLTVEDQEELCNGKCKSKQLCRSQSLLLRSSTKRNSSINMPVAEIIMKPDLGQGSTSVQTAMESELGESSTTINKRLCKSTVELSENSLPPAASVLTGTQSLLQPHIERVAIDALQLCCLLLPPPNRRKLQLLMRMISRMSQNVDMPPLHDAMGTRSLMIHTFSRCVLCCAEEVDLDELLATRLVSFLMDHHQEILQVPSYLQAAVDKHLDYLRKGYIKNPGDGLIVPLPTYSYCRQISAQEFDEQKVSTSQAAITELLENIIKNKSLPLKEKRKKLKQFQKEYPLIYQKRFPTMESEAVLFADKPTIKQPMLILKKTKFRSLRY
- the DEPDC1 gene encoding DEP domain-containing protein 1A isoform X5, yielding MEGRAVPPGPYRATRLWNEITTSFRAGMPLRKHRQHFKKYGNCFTAEEAVDWLYDLLRNNNNFGPEVTRQQTLQLLRKFLKNHVIEDIKGRWGSENLDDNSQLFRFPANSPLKSLPRRHPELRKNSIENFSKDKDSIFKLRNLSRRTPKKLGLHFSQENIEKMNHKIIHEDQENSVDNREISREDVEEVWRSVILIYLQTILGVPSLEEVVNPKQVVPQYIMYNMTNTSKHGIVILQDKSDDLPHWVLSAMKCLANWPRSNDLNNPTYVGFERDVFRTIADYFLDLPEPLLTFEYYELFVSILVVCGYVTVSDRPSGIHKIQDDPQSSKILRLNNLNSFKSTECLLLSLLHKDKNKEESDTTKRLQISDQGFQEKCAKKMQLVDFKDRRASANAIVGGSCHNLIGLSSMHALSSNIKPRCYSLEGITDLPGSSSKEIFSAFHQSVLNIGQNNEQLLEPKIKQESLTNLHSEESNQKSLSVGFKRTSTLTVEDQEELCNGKCKSKQLCRSQSLLLRSSTKRNSSINMPVAEIIMKPDLGQGSTSVQTAMESELGESSTTINKRLCKSTVELSENSLPPAASVLTGTQSLLQPHIERVAIDALQLCCLLLPPPNRRKLQLLMRMISRMSQNVDMPPLHDAMGTRSLMIHTFSRCVLCCAEEVDLDELLATRLVSFLMDHHQEILQVPSYLQAAVDKHLDYLRKGYVPSKHCHGFS